Proteins co-encoded in one Garra rufa chromosome 21, GarRuf1.0, whole genome shotgun sequence genomic window:
- the b3gnt2b gene encoding N-acetyllactosaminide beta-1,3-N-acetylglucosaminyltransferase 2 — protein MPRRKLKVMVMMTMVFIFIVVEVSRNAGKGDGNKSKQLVPTKRFWAKDVPSDAYWNRQQQQLNYINNRNFEKLNFTNDKLPDWLNDTVSLDSCEPDFRVTTQVKDYNSLPDRFKDFLLYMRCRSYPIVMDQPNICKGPPFLLLAIKSLVPHFDRRQAIRESWGKAGRLANRTVVTVFLLGNAAMEDHFPDLSKMLHHESSIHGDILQWDYRDTFFNLTIKEVLFLEWLSTRCPGVNYVFKGDDDVFVNTIRIIDFLSNLSNAKAKELFVGDVITNAGPHRDKKVKYFIPESMFVGSYPAYAGGGGYLFSGQLVQKLHNVSRLVPLYPIDDVYTGMCLKKLGLAPEKHKGFRTFDIEEKYRNNACAYNSLMLVHPRSPQNMIKIWAWLNDPALNCQ, from the coding sequence ATGCCTCGGAGGAAGTTGAAGGTCATGGTGATGATGACGATGGTGTTTATCTTCATAGTGGTGGAGGTCTCTCGCAATGCTGGGAAGGGCGACGGCAACAAAAGTAAACAACTGGTTCCCACAAAGCGTTTCTGGGCAAAAGATGTTCCCAGCGACGCCTACTGGAATCGCCAGCAGCAACAGCTGAACTACATCAACAACCGCAACTTTGAAAAGCTCAACTTTACGAACGATAAGCTTCCAGACTGGCTAAACGACACAGTCAGTCTGGACTCTTGTGAGCCGGACTTCAGGGTGACCACCCAAGTCAAGGATTACAACTCACTTCCAGATCGCTTCAAGGACTTTCTTCTTTATATGCGCTGCAGGTCTTATCCCATCGTAATGGACCAGCCAAACATATGCAAAGGTCCACCATTCCTCCTCTTAGCTATTAAATCCTTAGTCCCGCACTTTGATCGACGTCAGGCCATCCGCGAGTCGTGGGGCAAAGCTGGCCGTCTTGCAAACAGAACGGTCGTTACGGTGTTTCTTCTTGGAAACGCAGCCATGGAGGATCACTTCCCTGATCTCTCAAAGATGCTCCACCATGAGAGCTCCATACATGGAGATATTCTCCAATGGGACTATAGGGACACCTTCTTCAACCTCACCATCAAGGAAGTGCTTTTCCTGGAATGGCTGAGCACACGCTGTCCTGGAGTAAATTACGTCTTCAAAGGCGATGATGATGTTTTTGTAAACACCATCCGCATTATAGACTTCCTAAGCAATCTTTCGAATGCCAAAGCCAAGGAACTGTTTGTAGGAGATGTGATTACAAACGCCGGTCCACACCGCGACAAAAAGGTCAAGTATTTTATCCCGGAAAGCATGTTTGTTGGATCATACCCTGCTTATGCGGGAGGGGGCGGTTATTTGTTCTCAGGACAGCTGGTTCAGAAACTTCATAACGTCTCGAGGCTGGTGCCCCTCTACCCCATTGACGATGTCTACACAGGTATGTGCCTTAAAAAACTGGGCCTTGCGCCTGAGAAGCACAAAGGCTTCAGGACCTTTGATATCGAGGAGAAATATCGCAATAATGCCTGTGCCTATAACAGTCTGATGCTGGTCCATCCCAGAAGTCCTCAAAATATGATTAAAATCTGGGCCTGGCTCAATGACCCAGCCTTGAACTGTCAGTGA